The sequence AAACCCAGGACCTTATGTGTTTTATCTCCAAATtcggttgtgtgtgtgttttggtgtgtgtgtgtttcgctCACCCGTTTTATGATGACTTCGGAATTGGACTTCCATTTCCGCAGCGTGAAGTTGGCTCCCCGCAGGATCTCGTTCACCTGTGATGCTGTTTCAGCTACCTGATTCTCGTCGTCGCCGCCGGCGATAAAATCGTCCATGTAGAACTGGTTCGCTATGGCCTCTGCAGCTGCTGGAAATGTGTGTTGGTTTTCGTttgacaattgtaacaaacatCTGGTTGCAATATGTGGTGCTGACTTTAAGCCGAAACTTAATGTGGTCAGCATATAAATTTGGAGTCGTTGGTGAGTATTTTCCCGCCAAAATATGCATTGTAGGTATTGTTGATTTggtttaacataaatacatctgtacattttttgtatgtcaGCGTTAATAACATATTGGTATTTTCGGAATCGTAGAAGTATATTTATGAGTTCGTCCTGTATTATTGAGCCTTTGTATTGGATATCATTCAAAGAAATGCCGTTATCAGTTCTGCATGAGCAGTCGAAAACAATTCGAATAGGGGTTGAGGGGGAGTCGCGAAAAACAGCTTGGTGGGGTAGAAAATTACATGGGCCATCATAATTATCTTGTAATTGAATCATATGGCCAGCTTGTTCGAACTCGCGCATGAAATTcacatatttatctttaaattcgGGGTTCCGCTCGAACTTGGATTCTAATGTTTTGAACCTCCGATATGCTATGTGCCTAGATTGACCTAACTTGGTAGGTGGCTGCTTTAATGGAAGTTCTATTTCGAAATTACCCTCAGAGTTGTGAGTGTGAGTTTTCAGAAATATATCCTCACATTGTTTTTCATCATAGGGTAAATTTGGTGCGGAACCCTCCTCTATTtcccaaaacttttttaattgagtTTCTACTGTAACTTTACATTGAACGGCAgactcggtttttttttgtacggaacccgtgaCTATCCATCCTAATCGCGAGCGTCTCAGAACCGGTAATCCGGGCCCGAGCTTGTATTTACCGGTAAGAAGTAAATCAAAGAATATCTCCCCACCGATAAGCAAATCTACATCTTGAGCTAAGTTAAACTCGTCATCAGCTAATTTATAACGCGACGGAATGTGCCAACGTTGCACGTTtggtattaaaatgttggtagtaCAAATTATAGGCGTAATAAAACAGGACAAATTCGTTGTAAAGGTTCCGTCTAAGGAATGCAATGTTACGTCACACGATTCTAAAAGGCTAGACACTTTTTCATTGAAACCTATGACATTTAAGGCAAGTTGTTCCTTGtttaattgtaactttttggccgcgttttcggtaatgaaattttcttgcGAGCCATTGTCTAAAAATGCCTTCATTTTATGCACATTGTTATGCTTATCCCTAACGAGCACTTGGGCTGTTGTAAGGAAAACTGACCTATTTCGcgcattgtttatttgtttttcgattAAAGTGTTATTCGACAAGGTAGTCTCGATTTGACTAGAACTCGGTTGTTCGTCGATTAACGTTGATATTGGTAATCGCGTTGGTACGGGGTTACTACCTACATGAGTGTTGGTATTTGGTTTGTGTAGTAACGTATGATGCTTGCCCTTACATACTCGACATGTACTGGCCCTGCAGTTTGTTAAGACATGCGTTCCGGACAAACAATTAAAGCA is a genomic window of Cydia strobilella chromosome 20, ilCydStro3.1, whole genome shotgun sequence containing:
- the LOC134750619 gene encoding uncharacterized protein LOC134750619 isoform X5, giving the protein MLAWQMLCERYNNPKRLVTNHMRALFDVEPVPSTPSGLRGLCDNISKHLRSLRSLNVPTENWDLAIIHMLVKKLDSRLQSKWENSVDLRKLPSLQDFKTFLKNRADRLEATSPAVPSDAPSTSKKAMVTTSEPIKVTSKQFKCNQCPYCSSTHYINQCPKFSALNVIARIRAVNKLRLCFNCLSGTHVLTNCRASTCRVCKGKHHTLLHKPNTNTHVGSNPVPTRLPISTLIDEQPSSSQIETTLSNNTLIEKQINNARNRSVFLTTAQVLVRDKHNNVHKMKAFLDNGSQENFITENAAKKLQLNKEQLALNVIGFNEKVSSLLESCDVTLHSLDGTFTTNLSCFITPIICTTNILIPNVQRWHIPSRYKLADDEFNLAQDVDLLIGGEIFFDLLLTGKYKLGPGLPVLRRSRLGWIVTGSVQKKTESAVQCKVTVETQLKKFWEIEEGSAPNLPYDEKQCEDIFLKTHTHNSEGNFEIELPLKQPPTKLGQSRHIAYRRFKTLESKFERNPEFKDKYVNFMREFEQAGHMIQLQDNYDGPCNFLPHQAVFRDSPSTPIRIVFDCSCRTDNGISLNDIQYKGSIIQDELINILLRFRKYQYVINADIQKMYRCIYVKPNQQYLQCIFWRENTHQRLQIYMLTTLSFGLKSAPHIATRCLLQLSNENQHTFPAAAEAIANQFYMDDFIAGGDDENQVAETASQVNEILRGANFTLRKWKSNSEVIIKRGSSQPISWRRCDDSSPGEVNRRSWTSGGAGHVTTSERCRNARSGGARAAQASQSTPSSWYETSVCRPAGGGWARSSRRSRAGMASPGWPSSEPPEGTSNARSITFVHYLLRVKSYK